The genome window CTAACAGAAATAATATAGGTCCAGATAACAATTTCATGACAGTTGATTTGTTCATATTTTCTCATTCCTTTCTTATTATTGGATTACAATCTGTGTCTCTACAGGGGTTTGCAAAGCACGAAGTGCTTTACCTACAATTTCCTCTCTCAATTTCTGCTCTGCTTCGTGGGATAAATCTGGAGCTCCGACCGGATGTGGGATAGCCACCGCCTTCACAATCCGTGTAGTTCCCACTGTCTCTGCAATCGGAAGAATGGTGCATATCTGCGCAGCAGGTATTCCCGCCCGTTCAATTTCTTTTGCTAACATTGCGCCGCAACGTGTACTTGTACCTCATGTAGAAGTCAGGATTACAGCATCCACTTTATCCTCTTTCAGCAGCTCAGCAATCTCACTCCCAAACTTCATAGAATTTACCAGACTTGTCCCATTACCGGTAGTGGAATATATCTTTTCATATACGCTTTCTACTACACCTTTCTTTTCCAGATTACGCATAATATCCAGCGGCACGATAATATTAGGATTCTTATTTGCCAAGCTTGTGTCAAAACCACCATGTACGGAATAAAAATCATCCGGAGACAATTCATCCATCCCTGCAATATCCAATGTGAGAAACTTGCTCGCTCTTGCAGATTCCAGGTGCTGTGTATTGTTCTTATCTGTCAATCCCGCATCTGTCACGAGAGCGATCTTTGCCTTTTGCAGATTCGAAAGAGGCTTGGCCGGCCGAACTGACTCGAACGCCGGCATCTGCATCTCTGTCACATACTTCTCTCCTTTCACTTTTGCAAGCAACATTTCGACAGCTCTCTGTGCACCTGTTTTTTCCACAAAAACGTTGCGTTTAAATCCTTTGCAAAAATAGCGATCTTTCTCCGGATCTGGAAATTCTCTCCCATCCATCACTTTCATGAGCAATCTCGCCATATCCAAAACAGCTGCGCGCATTCCCACGGCAGAATTCTTTGTCTGCACAATATAGCAAGATTTGCGGTAAATCTCGACGCCAGGATTCTCTTGATACATTCCGGTAACAGCAGGTATATTCAGCTTCTCCTGAACACTTTTACATACTGCCCCGCAATTCGCCCCATACCGCCCGGCGTTAAATGCCGGACCTGCAAGAACCGCATCTGCCTTATAATCTCGGATGATTCCTATGATCTCCTCAAGAGTCTGTTCAAGATTGTCCGACATAAAATTGTCCCCGCATATGATAGTGGCGACAATCACATAATCGTCCCTCAGTACAGAAGCAAATGCCATGCCAGGTCCTACGACCCCTTCTTTTACGATCAATGGAATCTCTGCCTTTTCTTCACCTCCTATCTGTGCAAAAAACTGATTGATAAAATGTACAACTCTCCTTTTCTCCTTCACCTTATCACCTCTTTTCTCAATATACTTCCGTAGTCATGGCAGTCGCCCCTAATTGATTTGTTGACGTATACATAATACCGAGCGGTGTCGTAAGTTCATTGTGCGCGTCTTTCGTTTGCTGAATGAATGCCGGATAACCAATCACAGTCTCTGCCTTAGGAAGACGGATCACCTCATCATTATTTCCAGTAGACACGACAGCATCTGCTCTGTTAGAATTAGCTACCAAAGGGGGAAGCTCGCCCTTTGTGCCGGCAATTTCATTAGAAAGTAACACCGTCTTGATTCCCTTCTCTTCACAGGCATCACAGGTTGTCATCAAATCCACATCTGCATGGCCTCCGCCCTCCTGAGTCACAAGAATCCCATCCATACAAAGTTCCTTCGCAATTTCAGCAATTTTTTTTGCATTCTCCTGTTTTTGTTCAAGGGAACTGCTCTCTGTTGAAATAATGACTCCCTGGAACAGAAGACTCTTTCCGTGAAGCGAAAATAATTCATCAATAACTGGATTCCGTTGATGAAGATAAGTTGGGTTTTTCTGGCAGGCAATAATGTAATTTCCACTTACAATCGCTCCATCCAGGATTTTTTGTGGCTCCACCAGCCTTGGCTGCATCTGGACACAATTCTCACCCATATAATGTACATTTCGTAACGGACCCTGTGCTTGTATGAAATATGCATATCCAATCTTTGGAAGTCCTTCCATCTCTGACTGATTATCATATATGAATTCACGCCCGTCTGTTTCTTCTGCAAGAATACTCCCAATATAAACCGCCGCTTGAACATTCATCTGTATAAGATCTTTTGCCAATATTTCTTTGGAAACCTTCTCCTTTAGCAATTTAATCACTATGACCAAATGTATATTTTTTGAAAAAACAGAATAATTGGCTCCCGGCAAAAACAAATCAATAATGCCTTCTTGGATACCCGGATAGCAAAAGCTTTGCGTAATGCACAAATTTGCCGCCTGATGAGTCGTTCCCATACCACACCCAGTTGATGAATTGCTGATCCACCCCGGAAAATTTCCTTCACTTTCTTTATAAGATGGCCTAATAATATCCGTGACATGTATAATTCTCTTACATTCACCTGGTTTTGCTATCGCAAATTCAATATCATAGTCATAAGACACCTGAGAAGTTAAAGCCACCTTACATTCCTGTGGATTTATTGATAATATTCCTTCTTTGTAACCCGATTTTTCAGCCAAAATAACTGATTTAATTTCGTGCTCGATTATTTTTAGTAGCACCGCTTCTTCTCCTTCCATGTTTTCTATTTTACCTGTCTACCGTTTGTTTGGTTGTCCGGTCAACCTGTTCTTTTATTGCATAATACCATATATTTATAAGTAATGCAAACACTTTTTGGTGCTTTATCACATATTTTAATTTTTATTACACTTAAGGTATTTCTGTGATGATTTATTCCACATTAGAAACTCTTAGAAAAAGTCTATAAATTTGCTGAAACTTGTTTTAGATCGCGCCTATTGTACACATAACAAAAAGCCCGTAAATATTGAACTTACGGACTTTCCTAACTCCCCGAGTTGGGTTCGAACCAACGACCCTTCGGTTAACAGCCGAATGCTCTACCGCTGAGCTATCGAGGATTACTTATTTTATTATAACCACTTGCTCTCTTTTTTACAAGTGGTTTTTTCCTTTTTTATTTCATGTACCTTCAAAACAGCATACAAAGAATCTTCTTCCATCCATTAACCTATCCTACCTCTTGGTTATGCCCTCGACCGATTAGTAACAGTCAGCTACGTACATTGCTGCACTTCCACCTCTGTCCTATCTACCTTGTCGTCTTCAAGGGGTCTTACAACTTGCGTTGGGATATCTCATCTTGAGGGGGGCTTCACGCTTAGATGCCTTCAGCGTTTATCCCTTCCTGACTTGGCTACTCTGCCATGCTCTTGGCAGAACAACAGATACACCAGCGGTCAGTCCAGCCCGGTCCTCTCGTACTAAGGCCAGCTCCTCTCAAATATCCTACGCCCACGCCGGATAGGGACCGAACTGTCTCACGACGTTCTGAACCCAGCTCGCGTACCGCTTTAATGGGCGAACAGCCCAACCCTTGGGACCTACTTCAGCCCCAGGATGCGATGAGCCGACATCGAGGTGCCAAACCACTCCGTCGATGTGAACTCTTGGGAGTGATAAGCCTGTTATCCCCAGGGTAGCTTTTATCCGTTGAGCGATGGCAATCCCACTTTATACCACCGGATCACTAAGTCCTACTTTCGTACCTGCTCCACCCGTCGGTGTCGCAGTCAAGCTCCCTTCTGCCTTTGCACTCTTCGAATGGTTTCCAACCATTCTGAGGGAACCTTTGAGCGCCTCCGATACCCTTTCGGAGGCGACCGCCCCAGTCAAACTCCCCACCTGACATTGTCCCCCAGCCGGATCACGGCTGCTGGTTAGAAATCCAATACTGCAAGGGTGGTATCCCAACAGCGGCTCCATGGCAACTGGCGTCACCACTTCTTAGCCTCCCACCTATCCTGTACATACAATATCGAATCCCAGTATCAAGCTGGAGTAAAGCTCCATGGGGTCTTTCCGTCCTGGCGCAGGTAACCAGCATCTTCACTGGTACTTCAATTTCACCGGGTGCATTGTTGAGACAGTGCCCAAATCATTACGCCTTTCGTGCGGGTCGGAACTTACCCGACAAGGAATTTCGCTACCTTAGGACCGTTATAGTTACGGCCGCCGTTTACTGGGGCTTAAGTTCAAAGCTTCGCCTTTCGACTAACCTCTCCCCTTAACCTTCCAGCACCGGGCAGGCGTCAGCCCATATACTTCACCTTACGGTTTTGCATAGACCTGTGTTTTTGCTAAACAGTTGCTTGGGCCAATTCTCTGCGGCCTGTCGCCAGGCACTCCTTCTCCCGAAGTTACGGAGTCATTTTGCCGAGTTCCTTAACAATGCTTCTCCCGTCGGCCTTAGGATTCTCTCCTCACCTACCTGTGTCGGTTTACGGTACGGGTGCAGTATGAACGATAGCGGCTTTTCTTGGCAGCTGGCTCACACACTTCCCTACTTATAGTTCGGTACGCTTAACGTCTTCGGATTGCATGGCGGATTTGCCAACCACGCTCCTACCTCGCTTGCCCCGGGATTCCATTCCCGGTAGTGCTCTCCCTCTGCGTCCCCACAGTTCTGTCATACTGCAGTACAGGAATCTCAACCTGTTGTCCATCGGCTACGTCTCTCGACCTCGCCTTAGGTCCCGACTTACCCAGAGCAGATCAGCTTTACTCTGGAAACCTTGGGTATTCGGCCGGAAGGATTCCCACCTTCCTCTCGCTACTCATTCCGGCATTCTCTCTTCTTAGAGATCCACAGCTCCTTCCGGTACTGCTTCGTCTCTCTAAGAATGCTCCTCTACCAATCTACTTTGTAGATTCCTGAGCTTCGGTAGTGTGTTTCAGCCCCGGACATTTTCGGCGCAGGACCTCTCGACCAGTGAGCTATTACGCACTCTTTTAATGTATGGCTGCTTCTAAGCCAACATCCTGGTTGTCTTTGAAATCCCACATCCTTTTCCACTTAACACACATTTTGGGACCTTAGCTGCAGGTCTGGGCTCTTTCCCTTTTGACTGCCCAACTTATCTCGTGCAGTCTGACTCCCATGAATCATCTTACTGGCATTCGGAGTTTGATATCCTTTGGTAAGCTTTGACGCCCCCGCGGGAATTCAGTGCTCTACCTCCAAAAGACTCTCATGAGGCTAGCCCTAAAGCTATTTCGAGGAGAACCAGCTATCTCCGGGTTCGATTGGAATTTCTCCCCTATCCACACCTCATCCCCACCCTTTTCAACGGATGTGGGTTCGGACCTCCATTGCCTTTTACGGCAACTTCATCCTGGACATGGATAGATCACCCGGTTTCGGGTCTACTCCGACTGACTTCACGCCCTCTTAAGACTTGGTTTCCCTTCGGCTCCGCACCTTGAGTGCTTAACCTCGCCAGCCAGCGTAACTCGCCGGACCGTTCTACAAAAAGTACGCGGTTCATCATATATAGATGTTCCACAGCTTGTAAACACAGGGTTTCAGGTTCTCTTTCACTCCCCTCCCGGGGTCCTTTTCACCTTTCCTTCACAGTACTATGCGCTATCGGTCACTAAGGAGTATTTAGCCTTACGGGGTGGTCCCCGCGTCTTCCTACAAGGTTTCACGTGTCTCGTAGTACTCTGGATACCGCCATGCTGGTTCATCTTTCGCTTACGGGGCTTTCACCCTCTTTGGCTGGCTTTCCCAAAACCATTCTGCTAAACTCACCAGATCATTTATGCGGTCCGAACCCCGTGGTGCACGCACCACGGTTTGGGCTCTTTCCATTTCGCTCGCCGCTACTTTGGAAATCGATGTTTCTTTCTCTTCCTCCGGCTACTTAGATGTTTCAGTTCACCGGGTTCCCCTCCATACGTTATGGATTGGCGTATGGATACTGGAGGTCTGCTCCAGTGGGTTTCCCCATTCAGATATCTCCGGATCGTCGGATATTTGCTCCTCCCCGAAGCTTTTCGCAGCTTATCACGTCTTTCATCGGCTCTTAGTGCCAAGGCATCCACCCTGCGCTCTTTCTAGCATAACCAAACGCTTCCTCTCACGGGAATGAGAGTCGGCTACACATACTAGCGTGTATGTGTTGGCATTCAGGTTTGTTTTTTTACTTCGTTGTCTCGAAGTGTCAGTTAATTGTTATCCTTAAGAACAACAATCACCTCGGATGTCTTTCTCTTCTATTTGAGAATTGATTTATCTTTGTATGCAGTTTTCAAGGTACATAGTTGATGTAACAAAGATTTAAGTTACATCTGTTAGATAATAAAGAGCTTGTTTGTTGAATGATTTAGTCCGCAGCCGAGACTTAGGAACAAGTTCCTCAGTCACGGATATTCTTCGAATATCCTTCTGCCTTCAGCCATGATCCTTCGCTCAAGCGAGCTTGGCTCAGGCTTCTGTCTTCAGGCATCGTCTGCTCTCTTCATTATCTGCGTGGAGAATACGAGATTCGAACTCGTGACCTCCTGCTTGCAAGGCAGGCGCTCTCCCAACTGAGCTAATCCCCCGTATGGGTATGTATTAAAAATATAGATTTTTTAATAATGGGCTTAAGTGGGCCTTGCCTCCTCAGACTCACACTTACCTAAATGAATCTGATTCGTCGGCTCTCTTAAAACAGTGGGCTTAAGTGGACTCGAACCACCGACCTCACGCTTATCAGGCGTGCGCTCTAACCGGCTGAGCTATAAGCCCTTTCTTTCTGAATCTGGCGGCCACCTGCTCTCCCACACCATCTCCAGTGCAGTACCATCGGCCGCTTAGGTCTTAACCATCGTGTTCGGGATGGGAACGGGTGTGTCCCCTAAGCGCATCGCCACCAGATATATTCTGTCAATCAACACCGTGAGTGCCGGCTCTCATCTAGCTCAATTCCGCTCCGCTCCATTTCGCTAGATTCAATCCTTCTTATGCATCTTAGCTGCCATGTGCGCTCCTGAAAGCAAGCTTTCGTCGCACCCCTGCCAGCTAATCTGCGCACTCACTCCTTGATGACTAAATAATAAACAACAACACTTACTTCTTCTTCCTTAGAAAGGAGGTGATCCAGCCGCACCTTCCGATACGGCTACCTTGTTACGACTTCACCCCAGTTATCGGTCCCACCTTCGGCAGCTCCCTCCTTTATGGTTGGGTCACTGACTTCGGGCGTTACCAACTCCCATGGTGTGACGGGCGGTGTGTACAAGACCCGGGAACGTATTCACCGCGACATGCTGATTCGCGATTACTAGCGATTCCAGCTTCATGTAGTCGAGTTGCAGACTACAATCCGAACTGAGACGTTATTTTTGAGATTTGCTTGGCCTCGCGGCTTCGCTTCCCTTTGTTTACGCCATTGTAGCACGTGTGTAGCCCTGGTCATAAGGGGCATGATGATTTGACGTCATCCCCACCTTCCTCCAGGTTATCCCTGGCAGTCTCTCTAGAGTGCCCGGCCTTACCGCTGGCTACTAAAGATAAGGGTTGCGCTCGTTGCGGGACTTAACCCAACATCTCACGACACGAGCTGACGACAACCATGCACCACCTGTCTCCAGTGTCCCGAAGGAAAGCAGACATTACTCTGCCGGCACCGGGATGTCAAGACCAGGTAAGGTTCTTCGCGTTGCTTCGAATTAAACCACATGCTCCACCGCTTGTGCGGGTCCCCGTCAATTCCTTTGAGTTTCATTCTTGCGAACGTACTCCCCAGGTGGACTACTTATTGCGTTGGCTGCGGCACCGAATAGCTCTGCTACCCGACACCTAGTAGTCATCGTTTACGGCGTGGACTACCAGGGTATCTAATCCTGTTTGCTCCCCACGCTTTCGAGCCTCAACGTCAGTCATCGTCCAGCAAGCCGCCTTCGCCACTGGTGTTCCTCCCAATATCTACGCATTTCACCGCTACACTGGGAATTCCACTTGCCTCTCCGACACTCTAGCTGTATAGTTTCCAAAGCAGTCCGGGAGTTGAGCCCCCGCCTTTCACTTCAGACTTACACAGCCGTCTACGCTCCCTTTACACCCAGTAAATCCGGATAACGCTTGCACCATACGTATTACCGCGGCTGCTGGCACGTATTTAGCCGGTGCTTCTTAGTCAGGTACCGTCATTTTCTTCCCTGCTGATAGAGCTTTACATACCGAAATACTTCTTCGCTCACGCGGCGTCGCTGCATCAGGGTTTCCCCCATTGTGCAATATTCCCCACTGCTGCCTCCCGTAGGAGTTTGGGCCGTGTCTCAGTCCCAATGTGGCCGTTCACCCTCTCAGGCCGGCTACTGATCGTCGCCTTGGTAGGCCGTTACCCCACCAACAAGCTAATCAGACGCGGGTCCATCTCATACCACCGGAGTTTTTCCCACTGAGCCATGCGGCTCCGTGGTCTTATGCGGTATTAGCAGTCATTTCTAACTGTTATCCCCCTGTATGAGGCAGGTTACCCACGCGTTACTCACCCGTCCGCCACTCAGTCACAAAAGCTTTCATCCGAAGAATCCGTCTTAAGTGCTTCGTTCGACTTGCATGTGTTAGGCACGCCGCCAGCGTTCATCCTGAGCCAGGATCAAACTCTCGTTAAAAGTGTTTGTATCCAGTTCAGAATCACTGCTTGGCAATTCTGTTCCTGTTTACTGTTCTTAGGTTTCGAATCTTGTCGATTCAACGTTCTTGAAAAATCTCTTTAAAGAATTTTCAGGGTTGTTGTCTATTATTTAATTATCAAAGTTCTCTGTATTAATTGCTTGTCTCTTGCGAGTCAGCTTAGACATCATAGCATTTTCATTTTCAAATGTCAAGCACTTTTTTTGATTTTTTTTGACATTTTTCAAACTGCAATATTCAATGATATATTACCTGCTCTATACCGTTTCAGGCTTACAAGAGAACGGAGAAAGAGGGATTTGAACCCTCGCGCCGCTATTAACGACCTACTCCCTTTCCAGGGGAGCCCCTTCGGCCAGCTTGGGTATTTCTCCAAAACGTCCGTTATTTAATATACACGATAACAAGAGGTTTGTCTAGTCCTTTTTTACTTTTTTTAATTTTTTTATTTTTCTTATCTGCGAAACACAATTCTACCGGGAAGCAAAATTGAAAACGTCTATGATTTCTTGTATAATATTTCTTGTATAATTAAGAAAGAAATTTTTACTGAGAAATCGGGATTTCAGAAAGAAGGCGTTTTGATGAAAAAACATTCTATAATTATAGGCATAATTATATTGGTTATCACTTCATTATTATTTTATTTTCAACCATTGAAATTATCAAATCTTGTAAGTAAAAATAGTGACATCTTAGTAACGCGGGTTGAACTGGGTATTCAAAACGGCGAGGCTTACAATAATTCTTCAACTTATAATGACCTAACTGATGAGCAAAAAAATAGTATTACAAATTTACTTCAGAGCTATTCTTACAGAAGAACATTTGGCACAACCTTGTCAGATGGCTCCTTGTCAGGAATAGGCGACGAAATGATTCATATTTTTATATATGAGGGAAGTACATTTGTTCATAATATCAGCATTTCAACAACCGGAAGCATTTCCGTTGATGATAAAACCTACACAATGAAAAGTGCGGCTCAGTTAATTGACAAAATTGTAGAAATAATTGACAATTAAAGTTAGTTTGAATAAATAATGTAAAACTTACAGTTTATCGCCGCATCAGGTGATAAGTCTTCAGACGTTAAGCAAATATGATTACTACAAAAGAAGTAGAATGTGCTATACTAGAAATGCCGAGATGAAGGTCCACCGGACCTTCACTTAGGTATGCTTGGCAACTAAAATTGAAGGAGGGCAGATAAATCATGGATCTTTTGTTAAAAGTCCAGGCCTATTTTGCCAGTAATCTGACAGAATATCTATCTTGTCTTCGGGCACACCTGGGAATCAGTCTTCTGGCTCTTCTTGTTGCCGTATGCATCGGAATACCGTTTGGATACATGTGCAGCAAGAACAAAAGACTGGGCTACTGGATCACAGGAACGACGCAGGTCCTTCGAATCATTCCGAGTCTTGCGGTACTGATTCTGCTGATCCCGGTCATGGGAACGGGCGTGAAGCCGGCGATGACCGCTCTGGTGCTCCTTGCTCTTCCGCCAATCTTGATGAATACAGCAACCGGATTTGATGAAGTGCCCAAATCTGTGCTGGAGACCGCGGTCGGTCTGGGAATGACCGAGAAGCAGGTCTTTTGGAAAGTCCGGGTTCCTCTGGCTGTACCAATCATTCTGGCGGGAGTAAAGACGGCGATGATCGAAATTATAGCCAGCGCGACGATTGCTTCCAAGATAGGCGCCGGCGGATTAGGAGATATCATTCTCACAGGACTAAGCCTGAACCGGACGGACCTGCTGCTGGTGGGAGGCATTTCCGTGGCCTTGATGGCGTTATTGACGGGGATTGTATTTGAATACCTGGAGAAAATAATTTTAAAATACAAATATGTATAAGAGGAGAAAACAATGAAGAACAGCTTAAAAAAAGTGATAGCAGTTTTATTATGTATTGCAATGGCAGGAACATTGGCCGCATGTGGCAACAAGAAAAAGTCTGAAAAAGATACCGTCATCCATGTAGGCTCTAAGGATTTTACAGAAGGGCTGCTCGTATCAGAGATCTATGCCTTAGCGTTAGAGGATGCGGGCTATGAAGTAGACCGGGTATTTGACATCGCAGGGTCTGTCGTTCACACGGCACTCATTAACGATGAAATCGACCTCTATCCGGAATATACCGGGACCGGACTTCTGACGATTCTCGGAATGGATATGATCACGGACCCGGAAGAAGTGTACAATACCGTAAAAGAAGAATATGAGAAGCAGTTTCAGGTAACCTGGCTTGACTACTCTCAGGCAAATGACGGGCAGGGTCTTGCGATTCGAACCGCAGTGGCAGAAGAATTAGGTATCAAGACCATTTCCGATCTGCAAAAGCATGCGTCAGAGCTCCGTTTCGCATCTCAGGGAGATTTCGACGAACGGGAAGACAGCCTGCCGGCATTAGAGAAGCTGTACGGACCGTTTGACTGGAAATCCAGCAAGGTATACGATGGCGGCCTGAAATACGATGTCCTGCGCAACGATGAAGCTGATGTGACACCGGCTTACACAACCGATGGCCAGCTCGCCAATAAGGATGAGTTTACTTTGCTGGAAGATGATAAAGGGGTGTGGCCTCCTTATAACCTGGCGCCGGTCGTTCGTGATGAAGTGCTGAAAGCAAATCCGGATATTGCGGATGTGCTGAACACGATCAGTGCGACACTTGACACAGGCAAGCTGACAGAATTAAATGCAAAAGTTGATGTGGACAAAGAGGAATATGAAGATGTTGCAAAAGAATTCTATGAATCAATCAAATAAGATAGCAATCGAGTTTCAGACTGTCAGTAAGGCATTTAAGGGCGCGGACAATCCCGCTGTAAATGATGTTTCATTTTCAGTCAGAGAAGGGGAATTCATCACAATACTGGGCTCCTCCGGCTGTGGCAAGACTACGCTCCTTAAGATGACCAACCGCCTGTACGAACCGGATAAAGGGAACATTTTACTATTCGGCCAAAATATCGCGGACGTTGATCCCGTGAAACTGCGCCGGAAGATCGGTTATGTAATCCAGCAGGTGGGACTCTTTCCACATATGACCATAGAGGAAAATATAGCCGTTGTCCCAAAACTTATGCAGTGGGAAAAAGGAAGGACAAACGCACGCGTTGACGAATTGCTCCAAATGGTGGGGCTTGAACCGGGAAAATATCGCAAACGCTACCCCTCTCAGCTTTCGGGAGGCCAGCAGCAGCGGGTCGGGCTGGCGCGCGCTCTGGCAGGAGACCCGCAGCTCATGCTTCTGGACGAGCCGTTTGGGGCGTTGGATGCGATCACGCGGACCGGGCTGCAGAATGAGCTGCAGAATCTGCATCAAAAGATGGGGAAGACATTCTTATTCGTAACACATGACATCAACGAAGCGTTGAAATTAGGAAATCGTGTTATCATCATGAGCGAAGGCTGTATCCGGCAATATGGTACTCCGGAGGAAATCGTGAGACACCCGGCTGATCCGTTCGTGGAGACACTGATTTCTTCGGCACGCAGTCAGGAGAAATTGTGGGACAACCTGCTTGGGGAGGAATAGAGATGTGGGAATATCTGATAAAACATTATGACGATCTGCTGGAAGCACTCCTTGAGCATCTTCAGATCGTGGTGATCACCCTATTTTTCTCGCTGCTTCTCGCAGCCGTACTGACGATTGTTTCTGTATACCTGAAAAAGCTGGGCGAAGTACTGATCCAGCTATCGGGGATCTTATATTCCGTTCCCAGCCTGGCGCTTTTTGCACTGTTGATTCCCGTGACGGGGCTTGGCATGACAACAGCGGTCATCGTGCTGACAGGATACAACCAGTATCTTCTGCTTCGAAACTTTCTGACCGGACTTGCCGAAGTGGATCCGGCAATAACGGAGGCCGCGACCGGGCTTGGCATGAATACGCTTCAGATACTGGTACGAGTTCAGATCCCGCTGGCAAAACGAGCGCTGTTCACAGGGATAAAACTTGCGGTCGTATCGACGATCGGAATTGCAACGATTGCCGCAATGATCAACGCGGGTGGTCTGGGCAGTATATTGTTTGATGGCCTTCGCACAATGAATGTAAACAAAATCGTCTGGGGCAGTCTGTTGTCTGCAGGGCTTGCGCTGGGAATCAACGCATGTTTCAGCGCAGCAGAAAAAAGATTAAATGTAAAAAATTAGGTATTGACTCGCGGAACATTATGTGATACAATCTTAATTGCTCTGAACGAGTAATTGAATAATGTAGATGGAGAGGTATCGAAGTGGTCATAACGAGGCGGTCTTGAAAACCGTTTGTCCGAGAGGGCGCGTGGGTTCGAATCCCACCCTCTCCGTTAAAAAATCCGAAACATTAAGTTTCGGATTTTTTGTTGCTGATTATACTCAATGGCATACTTGAAAAAACTATTTATAAAATACTACTTGCAAACAACTCCCCTATTTTCAAATCC of Roseburia hominis contains these proteins:
- a CDS encoding glycine/betaine/sarcosine/D-proline family reductase selenoprotein B, with protein sequence MKEKRRVVHFINQFFAQIGGEEKAEIPLIVKEGVVGPGMAFASVLRDDYVIVATIICGDNFMSDNLEQTLEEIIGIIRDYKADAVLAGPAFNAGRYGANCGAVCKSVQEKLNIPAVTGMYQENPGVEIYRKSCYIVQTKNSAVGMRAAVLDMARLLMKVMDGREFPDPEKDRYFCKGFKRNVFVEKTGAQRAVEMLLAKVKGEKYVTEMQMPAFESVRPAKPLSNLQKAKIALVTDAGLTDKNNTQHLESARASKFLTLDIAGMDELSPDDFYSVHGGFDTSLANKNPNIIVPLDIMRNLEKKGVVESVYEKIYSTTGNGTSLVNSMKFGSEIAELLKEDKVDAVILTSTUGTSTRCGAMLAKEIERAGIPAAQICTILPIAETVGTTRIVKAVAIPHPVGAPDLSHEAEQKLREEIVGKALRALQTPVETQIVIQ
- a CDS encoding glycine/sarcosine/betaine reductase component B subunit codes for the protein MLLKIIEHEIKSVILAEKSGYKEGILSINPQECKVALTSQVSYDYDIEFAIAKPGECKRIIHVTDIIRPSYKESEGNFPGWISNSSTGCGMGTTHQAANLCITQSFCYPGIQEGIIDLFLPGANYSVFSKNIHLVIVIKLLKEKVSKEILAKDLIQMNVQAAVYIGSILAEETDGREFIYDNQSEMEGLPKIGYAYFIQAQGPLRNVHYMGENCVQMQPRLVEPQKILDGAIVSGNYIIACQKNPTYLHQRNPVIDELFSLHGKSLLFQGVIISTESSSLEQKQENAKKIAEIAKELCMDGILVTQEGGGHADVDLMTTCDACEEKGIKTVLLSNEIAGTKGELPPLVANSNRADAVVSTGNNDEVIRLPKAETVIGYPAFIQQTKDAHNELTTPLGIMYTSTNQLGATAMTTEVY
- a CDS encoding ABC transporter permease, with translation MDLLLKVQAYFASNLTEYLSCLRAHLGISLLALLVAVCIGIPFGYMCSKNKRLGYWITGTTQVLRIIPSLAVLILLIPVMGTGVKPAMTALVLLALPPILMNTATGFDEVPKSVLETAVGLGMTEKQVFWKVRVPLAVPIILAGVKTAMIEIIASATIASKIGAGGLGDIILTGLSLNRTDLLLVGGISVALMALLTGIVFEYLEKIILKYKYV
- a CDS encoding glycine betaine ABC transporter substrate-binding protein gives rise to the protein MKNSLKKVIAVLLCIAMAGTLAACGNKKKSEKDTVIHVGSKDFTEGLLVSEIYALALEDAGYEVDRVFDIAGSVVHTALINDEIDLYPEYTGTGLLTILGMDMITDPEEVYNTVKEEYEKQFQVTWLDYSQANDGQGLAIRTAVAEELGIKTISDLQKHASELRFASQGDFDEREDSLPALEKLYGPFDWKSSKVYDGGLKYDVLRNDEADVTPAYTTDGQLANKDEFTLLEDDKGVWPPYNLAPVVRDEVLKANPDIADVLNTISATLDTGKLTELNAKVDVDKEEYEDVAKEFYESIK
- a CDS encoding ABC transporter ATP-binding protein, which translates into the protein MLQKNSMNQSNKIAIEFQTVSKAFKGADNPAVNDVSFSVREGEFITILGSSGCGKTTLLKMTNRLYEPDKGNILLFGQNIADVDPVKLRRKIGYVIQQVGLFPHMTIEENIAVVPKLMQWEKGRTNARVDELLQMVGLEPGKYRKRYPSQLSGGQQQRVGLARALAGDPQLMLLDEPFGALDAITRTGLQNELQNLHQKMGKTFLFVTHDINEALKLGNRVIIMSEGCIRQYGTPEEIVRHPADPFVETLISSARSQEKLWDNLLGEE
- a CDS encoding ABC transporter permease, which codes for MWEYLIKHYDDLLEALLEHLQIVVITLFFSLLLAAVLTIVSVYLKKLGEVLIQLSGILYSVPSLALFALLIPVTGLGMTTAVIVLTGYNQYLLLRNFLTGLAEVDPAITEAATGLGMNTLQILVRVQIPLAKRALFTGIKLAVVSTIGIATIAAMINAGGLGSILFDGLRTMNVNKIVWGSLLSAGLALGINACFSAAEKRLNVKN